In Rhinolophus ferrumequinum isolate MPI-CBG mRhiFer1 chromosome 25, mRhiFer1_v1.p, whole genome shotgun sequence, the following proteins share a genomic window:
- the LOC117017273 gene encoding cytochrome b-c1 complex subunit 9 yields the protein MVAPTLTGRLYSLLFRRTSTFALTIAVGALFFERAFDQGADAIYEHLNQGKLWKHIKHKYENQ from the exons ATGGTGGCCCCGACTTTGACTGGGAGGTTGTACTCCCTGCTATTCCGCAGAACCTCCACCTTCGCCCTTACCATCGCCGTGGGCGCCCTGTTCTTCGAGCGCGCCTTCGATCAAGGCGCGGACGCGATCTACGAACACCTCAACCAGGGG AAGCTGTGGAAACACATCAAGCATAAGTATGAGAACCAGTAG